The following proteins come from a genomic window of Drosophila sulfurigaster albostrigata strain 15112-1811.04 chromosome X, ASM2355843v2, whole genome shotgun sequence:
- the LOC133847179 gene encoding solute carrier family 12 member 8, whose translation MSNNVESNGNRRTVDWQRFGLGGDDEGEITVASFRQRSNNNTGGFVDLGNEYTYAAGGHHASGANEIFAGEQGDKPWWRSNFFISQPVLFGTWDGVFTSCLINVFGVIVFLRSGWMVAQAGIINAILIIFCTVVIALVSVLSAIGICERCRVESGGVYFLIAHTLGSRFGGALGLLYCFGQAVGCALNVMGFGESMAGLVGLEGNKWAIRGFATAAVLLLGCINVAGVKWVIKLQFILLMILLISALDFMVGSFIGEDADNGFEGWMSHNFVENLWPKYEDGYSWFRVFGVFFPTVTGVLSGINMSGDLRAPSTDIPNGTLAAFGTSTFLYMVFALFLGATCTRSILYTDFMISVKVSAVHFLLLAGIYVSSMSSCLGAMYGTPRVLQSIAKENVIPGIDALGKGRGPNKVPLYSMAVVAVVTVTFIIVGDINFLAPIVTMPFLMTYACIDYAYFALAQTFDIQEQREERFRIQASSPSYETRRYGSVSDGGNDLDLLFPDRVRHKNLQSPQNSPLHQTHQMPSVPAENIVDFNAPAPSTSSSSAAAGQDDAAAIITANADGTALTVEQSAAAQGELDDENEPIAPIRPPIHSKTKNWYSGFCNRWASLLGALVKLLVMLLVNWYYALTCFLVVFVVWFYVGTANPAVKPGLTAEFNFFGWLKSVIFRCFGKRMHEYEQIVVTPSCPGVDLSPTQLNEQNEDFRPRPNYHHSSVIEGRLIDDI comes from the exons ATGAGTAATAACGTGGAAAGCAATGGCAATAGACGCACCGTTGATTGGCAGCGCTTTGGACTTGGCGGCGACGATGAGGGCGAGATAACGGTGGCCAGCTTTCGCcagcgcagcaacaacaacactggcGGCTTTGTCGATCTGGGCAATGAGTACACGTATGCAGCTGGTGGACATCATGCGTCCGGAGCTAATGAAATCTTTGCCGGCGAACAGGGCGACAAACCATG GTGGCGCTCGAACTTCTTCATCTCACAACCTGTGTTATTCGGCACCTGGGATGGCGTCTTCACCTCCTGCTTGATCAATGTGTTTGGTGTCATTGTATTCCTACGCTCCGGCTGGATGGTTGCCCAGGCGGGCATAATCAATGCGATACTCATAATTTTCTGCACTGTGGTCATTGCCCTGGTCAGCGTCCTATCCGCCATTGGCATCTGTGAGCGTTGTCGAGTTGAAAGTGGAGGTGTTTACTTTCTTATAGCGCATACGCTAGGCTCTCGCTTTGGCGGTGCGCTGGGACTGCTCTATTGCTTTGGCCAGGCCGTCGGTTGTGCGCTGAATGTGATGGGATTCGGTGAGTCGATGGCCGGCCTGGTGGGATTGGAGGGCAACAAGTGGGCCATACGTGGCTTTGCAACGGCAGCTGTGCTACTGCTGGGCTGCATCAATGTGGCCGGCGTCAAGTGGGTCATAAAGCTGCAGTTCATCCTGCTAATGATCTTGCTGATATCGGCGCTGGATTTCATGGTGGGCAGTTTCATTGGCGAGGATGCCG ATAACGGTTTCGAGGGCTGGATGAGTCACAATTTCGTGGAGAATCTCTGGCCCAAATATGAAGATGGCTATTCATGGTTTCGCGTCTTTGGCGTCTTCTTTCCCACAGTTACCGGCGTGCTCTCGGGCATTAATATGAGCGGTGATCTGCGTGCTCCATCCACAGACATCCCCAACGGCACACTGGCCGCCTTTGGCACCTC cacatttttgtatatggTGTTTGCTCTCTTCTTGGGCGCCACCTGCACACGCAGCATACTCTACACGGACTTTATGATCTCGGTGAAAGTGTCGGCTGTGCATTTTCTGCTGCTCGCCGGCATCTATGTGTCCAGCATGTCATCCTGCCTAGGCGCCATGTACGGCACACCGCGTGTGCTCCAGAGCATTGCCAAGGAGAACGTTATACCCGGCATTGATGCGCTGGGCAAGGGT CGCGGTCCCAACAAGGTGCCGTTGTATTCGATGGCTGTGGTCGCTGTGGTCACCGTTACATTCATCATTGTGGGCGACATCAATTTCCTGGCACCCATTGTCACCATGCCCTTCCTGATGACATACGCTTGCATTGACTACGCCTACTTTGCACTCGCCCAAACCTTTGACATACAGGAACAGCGCGAGGAACGCTTTCGCATTCAAGCCTCCAGTCCCAGCTATGAGACACGTCGCTATGGCAGCGTCTCGGATGGTGGCAATGATTTGGATTTACTATTTCCGGATCGTGTGCGCCACAAGAATCTGCAGAGTCCGCAAAACTCGCCGTTGCATCAAACACACCAAATGCCCTCAGTGCCTGCCGAGAATATTGTCGATTTCAATGCGCCAGCGCCGAgcacatcgtcatcgtcagcagcagctggtcaagatgatgctgctgccattATTACAGCTAACGCCGATGGCACTGCTTTGACTGTGGagcagtcagcagcagctcagGGTGAGCTGGACGATGAGAACGAGCCAATTGCGCCCATACGTCCACCCATTCATTCCAAGACGAAAAACTGGTACTCTGGCTTCTGCAATCGCTGGGCCTCATTGCTGGGC GCGCTGGTTAAGCTGCTGGTCATGCTGCTGGTGAACTGGTATTATGCCTTGACCTGCTTTTTGGTCGTCTTCGTTGTTTGGTTCTATGTGGGCACCGCCAATCCCGCTGTCAAGCCCGGCCTGACTGCAGAGTTTAACTTCTTTGGCTGGCTAAAGAGCGTCATCTTTCGTTGCTTCGG TAAACGCATGCACGAGTACGAACAGATTGTGGTGACGCCCTCGTGTCCCGGCGTGGACTTGTCGCCCACACAGCTGAACGAGCAGAATGAGGACTTCAGGCCGCGACCCAATTATCATCATTCGTCGGTGATTGAGGGTCGCCTGATAGATGATATCTAA
- the LOC133847284 gene encoding poly(A) RNA polymerase, mitochondrial isoform X2, whose amino-acid sequence MRRRRRQRSHCCCESLVSPLGKTSYEELIDSRHQQAERSIVVQVSSEKSYNELYNYCSRFGRIVTAHHYTVPHEDELHYMLLEYANANEATAAIDSSAYNAELSSHSSASAGGSGSGVPVRSPFLWFRAAAAAGKRNQSKLSANHKPLPLTTVAGTRPLAQDQLHTLLRSAESIEQQLQLLYEHTRLNDLGVRMRFLAALQVQQAIAGMFPEARAQPFGSSVNGFGKMGCDLDLILRFDGTTTAQSERQLMSRLVYHTKENLSNGRSQTQRQMECIGDLLHLFLPGVCHVRRILQARVPIIKYHHEHLDLEVDLSMSNLTGFYMSELLYMFGELDPRVRPLTFSIRRWAQSCGLTNPSPGRWISNFSLSCLVMYFLQQLRQPILPSISAMVKTAASTDIRITEDGINCTFARDMERVAFASRNTSSLSELLLQFFEFYSQFDFHNRAISLNEARALSKPDHSAMYIVNPLEQLLNVSKNVSLEECERLRIEVRNAAWILESEVENSTLTEQERNEQSWGLLNLFKHPEKAVIRPNMFFKPRMVEVSDLFEKSQLNGSTTTPPINYKNATMRQQVQSIKAATRNELKQLRESSTATSSSSSSTTVTATAMPTAKSKRNR is encoded by the exons ATGCGCCGCCGTCGCCGGCAACGAAGCCACTGCTGCTGCGAAAG TCTTGTATCCCCATTAGGAAAGACCAGCTACGAAGAGCTCATTGACAGTCGACACCAGCAGGCGGAACGCAGCATTGTCGTCCAGGTCAGCTCAGAGAAATCTTACAATGAATTGTATAACTACTGCAGTCGATTTGGACGCATTGTCACCGCCCATCACTATACAGTGCCGCACGAGGATGAGCTGCACTACATGCTGCTGGAGTATGCCAATGCTAACGAAGCCACCGCTGCCATCGATTCCAGTGCCTACAATGCTGAGCTAAGCAGCCATTCTAGTGCCTCTGCTGGAGGCAGTGGCTCTGGTGTCCCAGTGCGTTCTCCCTTCCTTTGGTTTcgtgccgctgccgctgcgggCAAACGCAACCAGAGCAAATTGTCTGCCAATCACAAGCCACTGCCGCTGACAACAGTCGCGGGCACTCGACCCTTGGCGCAAGACCAGCTGCATACGTTACTACGCAGTGCTGAGAGcattgagcagcagctgcagttgctctaCGAGCACACACGCCTCAATGATCTGGGTGTGCGCATGCGATTCCTGGCCGCGTTGCAGGTGCAACAGGCCATTGCGGGCATGTTTCCGGAGGCGCGTGCTCAACCGTTTGGCTCCTCGGTCAATGGCTTTGGCAAAATGGGCTGTGATCTAGATTTAATATTGCGTTTCGATGGCACTACGACGGCACAGAGCGAACGCCAACTGATGTCGCGTCTCGTGTACCACACCAAGGAGAATCTAAGCAATGGTCGATCACAGACGCAGCGGCAAATGGAATGTATTGGCGATCTGCTGCATCTGTTTCTGCCCGGCGTTTGCCACGTGCGTCGCATTCTGCAGGCGCGTGTGCCCATCATCAAGTATCATCACGAGCATCTCGATCTCGAGGTGGACCTATCCATGAGCAACCT CACCGGCTTCTACATGTCCGAGTTGCTCTACATGTTTGGCGAGCTGGATCCGCGAGTGCGTCCGCTGACGTTCAGCATACGACGCTGGGCACAATCGTGCGGCTTGACGAATCCGTCGCCAGGACGCTGGATCTCAAATTTCTCGCTCAGCTGCCTGGTCATGTATTtcctgcagcagctgcggcaaCCGATTCTGCCATCGATTAGTGCAATGGTGAAGACAGCTGCCAGCACAGACATTCGGATCACCGAGGATGGCATCAATTGCACCTTTGCCCGGGACATGGAGCGTGTGGCATTCGCTAGTCGAAATACGAGCAGTCTCAGTgaactgctgttgcagttcTTCGAGTTCTATTCACAGTTCGATTTCCACAATCGTGCCATATCATTGAACGAGGCGAGAGCACTGTCCAAGCCGGATCACTCGGCCATGTACATTGTGAATCCGCTGGAACAGCTGCTGAATGTGAGCAAGAATGTGAGTCTGGAGGAATGCGAAAGGTTGCGCATTGAAGTGCGCAATGCTGCCTGGATACTTGAGTCCGAGGTTGAGAACTCAACGCTGACGGAGCAGGAGCGAAACGAGCAATCCTGGGGACTACTCAATCTCTTCAAGCATCCCGAGAAGGCGGTCATACGTCCCAACATGTTCTTTAAGCCCCGCATGGTCGAGGTTAGTGATCTCTTTGAGAAGTCACAACTCAATGGGTCAACGACAACGCCGCCAATCAACTACAAGAATGCAACGATGCGACAGCAGGTGCAATCCATTAAGGCGGCCACACGCAACGAACTAAAGCAATTGCGAGAGTCGAGCACAGcgacgtcatcatcatcatcatcgacaacGGTGACGGCGACAGCGATGCCCACGGCAAAGAGCAAGCGCAACAGATGA
- the LOC133847286 gene encoding tetraspanin-2A has product MGIGYGTADEELEKQIGCVKYTLFCFNIVAWMISTALFALTVWLRAEPGFNDWLRILDAQSFYIGVYVLIAISIIMMAVSFLGCLSALMENTLALFVFVGTQIFGFVGTVAGSAILLQYSTINSSLQPLLDVSLRRFVATSEYTYSNYVLTMIQENIGCCGASGPWDYLDMHQPLPSSCRDTVSGNAFFSGCVDELTWFFEGKTAWIVGLAMTMAMMNVVCGVMSFVLVQAVKKEEEQASNYRR; this is encoded by the coding sequence ATGGGCATTGGATATGGGACCGCCGACGAGGAGCTGGAGAAACAAATCGGATGCGTCAAGTACACGCTCTTCTGCTTCAACATTGTCGCCTGGATGATCTCCACGGCACTGTTCGCATTGACTGTCTGGCTGCGTGCTGAGCCTGGTTTCAATGATTGGCTACGCATTCTGGATGCACAGTCCTTCTACATTGGCGTCTATGTGCTGATTGCCATCAGTATCATTATGATGGCAGTAAGTTTCCTGGGCTGTCTCAGTGCACTCATGGAGAACACACTGGCATTGTTCGTCTTCGTCGGCACTCAGATCTTTGGCTTTGTGGGCACTGTGGCCGGATCGGCCATATTGCTGCAGTACAGCACAATCAATTCGAGTCTGCAGCCACTGTTGGATGTATCATTGCGTCGCTTTGTGGCCACCTCGGAATACACATACTCCAACTATGTGCTGACCATGATCCAGGAGAATATTGGCTGCTGCGGTGCCAGTGGCCCTTGGGACTATTTGGATATGCATCAGCCGTTGCCCAGCTCGTGTCGCGATACTGTCAGCGGCAATGCGTTCTTCAGCGGATGCGTCGATGAGTTGACCTGGTTCTTTGAGGGCAAGACGGCGTGGATTGTGGGTCTGGCCATGACCATGGCCATGATGAATGTGGTCTGTGGCGTTATGAGCTTTGTGCTTGTGCAGGCCGtcaagaaggaggaggagcaggctAGCAACTACAGGCGCTAG
- the LOC133847284 gene encoding poly(A) RNA polymerase, mitochondrial isoform X1 gives MNTLMRRAQHLHHWRTYCIKQCAAVAGNEATAAAKGKTSYEELIDSRHQQAERSIVVQVSSEKSYNELYNYCSRFGRIVTAHHYTVPHEDELHYMLLEYANANEATAAIDSSAYNAELSSHSSASAGGSGSGVPVRSPFLWFRAAAAAGKRNQSKLSANHKPLPLTTVAGTRPLAQDQLHTLLRSAESIEQQLQLLYEHTRLNDLGVRMRFLAALQVQQAIAGMFPEARAQPFGSSVNGFGKMGCDLDLILRFDGTTTAQSERQLMSRLVYHTKENLSNGRSQTQRQMECIGDLLHLFLPGVCHVRRILQARVPIIKYHHEHLDLEVDLSMSNLTGFYMSELLYMFGELDPRVRPLTFSIRRWAQSCGLTNPSPGRWISNFSLSCLVMYFLQQLRQPILPSISAMVKTAASTDIRITEDGINCTFARDMERVAFASRNTSSLSELLLQFFEFYSQFDFHNRAISLNEARALSKPDHSAMYIVNPLEQLLNVSKNVSLEECERLRIEVRNAAWILESEVENSTLTEQERNEQSWGLLNLFKHPEKAVIRPNMFFKPRMVEVSDLFEKSQLNGSTTTPPINYKNATMRQQVQSIKAATRNELKQLRESSTATSSSSSSTTVTATAMPTAKSKRNR, from the exons ATGAACACCCTAATGCGTCGTGCCCAGCATCTGCACCATTGGCGCACATATTGCATAAAACAATGCGCCGCCGTCGCCGGCAACGAAGCCACTGCTGCTGCGAAAG GAAAGACCAGCTACGAAGAGCTCATTGACAGTCGACACCAGCAGGCGGAACGCAGCATTGTCGTCCAGGTCAGCTCAGAGAAATCTTACAATGAATTGTATAACTACTGCAGTCGATTTGGACGCATTGTCACCGCCCATCACTATACAGTGCCGCACGAGGATGAGCTGCACTACATGCTGCTGGAGTATGCCAATGCTAACGAAGCCACCGCTGCCATCGATTCCAGTGCCTACAATGCTGAGCTAAGCAGCCATTCTAGTGCCTCTGCTGGAGGCAGTGGCTCTGGTGTCCCAGTGCGTTCTCCCTTCCTTTGGTTTcgtgccgctgccgctgcgggCAAACGCAACCAGAGCAAATTGTCTGCCAATCACAAGCCACTGCCGCTGACAACAGTCGCGGGCACTCGACCCTTGGCGCAAGACCAGCTGCATACGTTACTACGCAGTGCTGAGAGcattgagcagcagctgcagttgctctaCGAGCACACACGCCTCAATGATCTGGGTGTGCGCATGCGATTCCTGGCCGCGTTGCAGGTGCAACAGGCCATTGCGGGCATGTTTCCGGAGGCGCGTGCTCAACCGTTTGGCTCCTCGGTCAATGGCTTTGGCAAAATGGGCTGTGATCTAGATTTAATATTGCGTTTCGATGGCACTACGACGGCACAGAGCGAACGCCAACTGATGTCGCGTCTCGTGTACCACACCAAGGAGAATCTAAGCAATGGTCGATCACAGACGCAGCGGCAAATGGAATGTATTGGCGATCTGCTGCATCTGTTTCTGCCCGGCGTTTGCCACGTGCGTCGCATTCTGCAGGCGCGTGTGCCCATCATCAAGTATCATCACGAGCATCTCGATCTCGAGGTGGACCTATCCATGAGCAACCT CACCGGCTTCTACATGTCCGAGTTGCTCTACATGTTTGGCGAGCTGGATCCGCGAGTGCGTCCGCTGACGTTCAGCATACGACGCTGGGCACAATCGTGCGGCTTGACGAATCCGTCGCCAGGACGCTGGATCTCAAATTTCTCGCTCAGCTGCCTGGTCATGTATTtcctgcagcagctgcggcaaCCGATTCTGCCATCGATTAGTGCAATGGTGAAGACAGCTGCCAGCACAGACATTCGGATCACCGAGGATGGCATCAATTGCACCTTTGCCCGGGACATGGAGCGTGTGGCATTCGCTAGTCGAAATACGAGCAGTCTCAGTgaactgctgttgcagttcTTCGAGTTCTATTCACAGTTCGATTTCCACAATCGTGCCATATCATTGAACGAGGCGAGAGCACTGTCCAAGCCGGATCACTCGGCCATGTACATTGTGAATCCGCTGGAACAGCTGCTGAATGTGAGCAAGAATGTGAGTCTGGAGGAATGCGAAAGGTTGCGCATTGAAGTGCGCAATGCTGCCTGGATACTTGAGTCCGAGGTTGAGAACTCAACGCTGACGGAGCAGGAGCGAAACGAGCAATCCTGGGGACTACTCAATCTCTTCAAGCATCCCGAGAAGGCGGTCATACGTCCCAACATGTTCTTTAAGCCCCGCATGGTCGAGGTTAGTGATCTCTTTGAGAAGTCACAACTCAATGGGTCAACGACAACGCCGCCAATCAACTACAAGAATGCAACGATGCGACAGCAGGTGCAATCCATTAAGGCGGCCACACGCAACGAACTAAAGCAATTGCGAGAGTCGAGCACAGcgacgtcatcatcatcatcatcgacaacGGTGACGGCGACAGCGATGCCCACGGCAAAGAGCAAGCGCAACAGATGA
- the LOC133847285 gene encoding N-alpha-acetyltransferase 30A, translated as MADTATAATTAAANKKKCRNKNQKSQQQQQQKTEATLGKVPSNGHIQADEDAEADADADVALINGIMQQVQLCNGHAKDAKLPATTKGKPKAETVVAIPTVAATLNGHVKKNATAAAANHNNNHLNNNNNSSNSNNNTSSNNNNNVNSSSSKNNNNNNNSRGSKAKNNKSSQAAAEEQQKEQQQATSVTGSATVMATSNSTANTQTTSATTTKTTAMAIATRGNPPTTLLTDEAPTTSAAAAAAATQPQSQTQPQTQPELEVPQLELEPAISADEIVYKEYEAEYQMHDIMRLIQAELSEPYSIYTYRYFIYNWPKLCFLASHDNQYVGAIVCKLDMHMNVRRGYIAMLAVRKEYRKLKIGTTLVTKAIEAMLADNADEVVLETEMRNEPALRLYENLGFVRDKRLFRYYLNGVDALRLKLWFR; from the exons aTGGCGGACACGGCGACGGCAGCGACAACTGCAGCGGCCAACAAGAAAAAGTGTAggaacaaaaaccaaaaatcccagcagcaacagcagcaaaaaactgAAGCTACGCTAGGCAAAGTGCCGTCTAATGGTCACATCCAAGCGGACGAGGATGCGGAAGcagatgcggatgcggatgtggCACTGATCAATGGCATCATGCAGCAGGTGCAACTGTGCAATGGCCATGCCAAGGATGCCAAGCTGCCAGCGACGACAAAGGGAAAACCAAAGGCTGAGACAGTAGTGGCCATTCCAACAGTGGCGGCCACACTCAATGGCCATGTGAAGAAGAACGCGACTGCAGCTGCGGccaatcataataataatcatctcaacaataacaacaatagcagcaacagcaacaacaataccagcagcaacaacaacaacaatgttaatagcagcagcagcaagaacaacaacaacaataataacagtcGCGGCAGCAAGgcgaaaaacaacaagtcaAGTCAAGCAGCCGCTGAGGAGCAGCAGAAGGAACAACAGCAAGCGACAAGCGTAACAGGAAGCGCCACGGTGATGGCGACAAGCAACAGCACtgccaacacacaaacaacatcagcaacaaccacaaagaCAACAGCTATGGCCATTGCAACAAGGGGCAATCCTCCTACAACACTGCTGACTGATGAGGCACCGACAACATCAGCTGCTGCGGCAGCCGCTGCAACGCAACCGCAATCACAAACTCAACCCCAAACACAGCCAGAACTAGAAGTACCCCAGCTTGAGCTCGAACCTGCCATTTCAGCCGACGAGATTGTCTACAAGGAATACGAAGCCGAATACCAGATGCAT GATATTATGCGTCTGATACAGGCGGAGCTGTCCGAGCCATATTCAATATACACGTATCGCTATTTCATTTACAACTGGCCAAAACTCTGCTTCCTAGCCTCGCACGATAATCAATATGTCGGAGCTATCGTATGCAAGCTGGACATGCATATGAATGTGCGACGCGGTTACATTGCCATGTTGGCGGTGCGCAAGGAATATCGCAAGCTTAAGATCGGCACCACGCTCGTGACCAAGGCAATTGAG GCTATGCTCGCTGATAATGCTGATGAAGTGGTGCTGGAAACGGAGATGCGCAATGAACCGGCGTTGCGTCTATATGAGAACTTGGGCTTTGTGCGTGATAAACGACTGTTTCGTTACTATCTGAACGGCGTGGATGCTCTGCGTCTTAAGCTGTGGTTCAGATGA
- the LOC133847284 gene encoding poly(A) RNA polymerase, mitochondrial isoform X3 — protein MSELLYMFGELDPRVRPLTFSIRRWAQSCGLTNPSPGRWISNFSLSCLVMYFLQQLRQPILPSISAMVKTAASTDIRITEDGINCTFARDMERVAFASRNTSSLSELLLQFFEFYSQFDFHNRAISLNEARALSKPDHSAMYIVNPLEQLLNVSKNVSLEECERLRIEVRNAAWILESEVENSTLTEQERNEQSWGLLNLFKHPEKAVIRPNMFFKPRMVEVSDLFEKSQLNGSTTTPPINYKNATMRQQVQSIKAATRNELKQLRESSTATSSSSSSTTVTATAMPTAKSKRNR, from the coding sequence ATGTCCGAGTTGCTCTACATGTTTGGCGAGCTGGATCCGCGAGTGCGTCCGCTGACGTTCAGCATACGACGCTGGGCACAATCGTGCGGCTTGACGAATCCGTCGCCAGGACGCTGGATCTCAAATTTCTCGCTCAGCTGCCTGGTCATGTATTtcctgcagcagctgcggcaaCCGATTCTGCCATCGATTAGTGCAATGGTGAAGACAGCTGCCAGCACAGACATTCGGATCACCGAGGATGGCATCAATTGCACCTTTGCCCGGGACATGGAGCGTGTGGCATTCGCTAGTCGAAATACGAGCAGTCTCAGTgaactgctgttgcagttcTTCGAGTTCTATTCACAGTTCGATTTCCACAATCGTGCCATATCATTGAACGAGGCGAGAGCACTGTCCAAGCCGGATCACTCGGCCATGTACATTGTGAATCCGCTGGAACAGCTGCTGAATGTGAGCAAGAATGTGAGTCTGGAGGAATGCGAAAGGTTGCGCATTGAAGTGCGCAATGCTGCCTGGATACTTGAGTCCGAGGTTGAGAACTCAACGCTGACGGAGCAGGAGCGAAACGAGCAATCCTGGGGACTACTCAATCTCTTCAAGCATCCCGAGAAGGCGGTCATACGTCCCAACATGTTCTTTAAGCCCCGCATGGTCGAGGTTAGTGATCTCTTTGAGAAGTCACAACTCAATGGGTCAACGACAACGCCGCCAATCAACTACAAGAATGCAACGATGCGACAGCAGGTGCAATCCATTAAGGCGGCCACACGCAACGAACTAAAGCAATTGCGAGAGTCGAGCACAGcgacgtcatcatcatcatcatcgacaacGGTGACGGCGACAGCGATGCCCACGGCAAAGAGCAAGCGCAACAGATGA